Proteins from a single region of Sinorhizobium alkalisoli:
- a CDS encoding DMT family transporter, whose protein sequence is MKDNSVAGAHVGMLLWALIVGASFPVVGLLSDGLPSLLLTAMRFAIAALAMLPMAWRAGPAVPNLEGGLLYAVMGLCLAGFFGVMFWAAHRVSAVSMSALFVSMPLLAYGLGRVFGVETRAHRLLAILVLGAVGALALALAQSGGDLAKLQFGWGEMAFFLGCIASALYPVLSKWGLGRGILSPDAAVRTFWSLAAGGVLIGLVGFIAEPVAAMGRMRLGDVLLVAYLGVFSSGATFWLMQRATGALTPGAVTAYSYLVPFVSMLVLFAMRPDVIGWQWLPGSLLVITAIALLFRGAAGQPRPQSRSTGSVDDERVACAGATLPEKHR, encoded by the coding sequence ATGAAGGACAATAGTGTGGCCGGCGCGCATGTGGGGATGCTGCTCTGGGCCTTGATCGTCGGTGCGTCCTTTCCGGTCGTCGGCCTCCTGAGCGATGGGCTCCCGTCGCTGCTTCTGACGGCGATGCGCTTTGCGATCGCCGCACTTGCGATGCTGCCGATGGCATGGCGCGCGGGCCCGGCGGTGCCGAACCTTGAGGGCGGGCTGCTTTATGCGGTCATGGGGCTCTGCCTTGCCGGCTTTTTCGGCGTCATGTTCTGGGCTGCCCATCGTGTGAGCGCAGTTTCCATGTCGGCGCTTTTCGTTTCCATGCCGCTACTGGCTTACGGGCTCGGCCGGGTTTTCGGTGTGGAAACGCGCGCCCATCGCCTGCTGGCAATTCTCGTACTGGGGGCGGTCGGGGCCCTGGCGCTGGCGCTCGCCCAGAGCGGCGGCGATCTGGCGAAACTGCAGTTCGGCTGGGGCGAGATGGCCTTCTTCCTGGGATGTATCGCGTCGGCGCTTTATCCGGTCCTGTCGAAATGGGGGCTGGGGCGGGGCATCCTGTCGCCCGACGCGGCCGTACGCACGTTCTGGAGCCTGGCCGCGGGTGGCGTTCTGATCGGCCTTGTCGGATTTATCGCCGAGCCGGTTGCCGCAATGGGGCGAATGCGTTTGGGAGACGTGTTGCTGGTCGCCTATCTCGGTGTCTTTTCAAGCGGGGCCACCTTCTGGCTGATGCAACGTGCGACCGGCGCGCTCACGCCGGGGGCGGTTACAGCGTATAGCTATCTTGTCCCGTTCGTTTCAATGCTGGTGCTGTTCGCGATGCGGCCGGACGTCATCGGCTGGCAGTGGCTGCCGGGCAGCCTGCTCGTGATCACGGCGATAGCTCTACTCTTTCGCGGTGCGGCGGGGCAGCCTCGGCCACAATCGCGGTCGACGGGCTCAGTGGATGACGAGCGCGTGGCGTGCGCGGGCGCAACTTTGCCGGAGAAGCACCGCTAG
- a CDS encoding ureidoglycolate lyase, with protein sequence MKLLRYGPKGQEKPGLLDTSGRIRDLSVHVDDIAGEVLSPEGLKRLAAIDPGGLPLVDGTSRLGPCVGGVGKFICIGLNYADHAAETGAEIPKEPVVFNKWTSAISGPNDDIEIPRGSVKTDWEVELGVVIGKGGRYIEEQDALSHVAGFCVVNDVSEREWQIERGGTWDKGKGCDSFGPIGPWLVTPDEAGDIGNLGMWLEVDGHRFQNGTTATMIFGVAHLISYLTRFLSLQPGDVISTGTPPGVGLGQKPPVFLKGGEVIRLGIDGLGEQTQKVVRA encoded by the coding sequence ATGAAACTGCTGCGCTATGGCCCCAAGGGCCAGGAAAAACCGGGCCTTCTCGACACCTCCGGCCGAATTCGGGACCTTTCGGTCCATGTGGACGACATTGCGGGCGAAGTGCTTTCCCCCGAGGGCCTGAAGCGCCTGGCCGCCATCGACCCGGGCGGACTGCCGCTCGTCGACGGCACTTCGCGCCTCGGCCCCTGCGTCGGTGGGGTGGGCAAGTTCATCTGCATCGGGCTGAACTACGCCGATCACGCCGCCGAAACCGGCGCTGAGATTCCGAAGGAGCCCGTCGTCTTCAACAAATGGACGAGTGCGATCAGCGGGCCGAATGACGACATCGAGATACCGCGTGGCTCCGTGAAGACCGATTGGGAAGTGGAACTCGGTGTGGTCATCGGCAAGGGCGGCCGCTACATTGAGGAACAAGATGCCCTTTCGCACGTCGCGGGCTTCTGCGTCGTCAACGACGTCTCGGAACGCGAATGGCAGATCGAGCGCGGGGGTACCTGGGACAAGGGGAAAGGGTGTGACAGCTTCGGCCCGATCGGACCATGGCTCGTCACGCCCGACGAGGCTGGCGACATCGGCAATCTGGGCATGTGGCTCGAAGTCGACGGCCATCGTTTCCAGAACGGTACGACCGCAACAATGATCTTCGGCGTCGCGCATCTGATCAGTTATCTCACGCGTTTTCTGTCCCTTCAGCCAGGCGACGTGATTTCAACGGGCACGCCACCGGGCGTGGGGCTCGGACAGAAGCCGCCGGTATTTCTGAAGGGCGGAGAAGTCATCCGGCTCGGGATCGACGGGCTCGGCGAGCAAACGCAGAAGGTTGTCAGGGCATGA
- a CDS encoding sugar ABC transporter ATP-binding protein, whose protein sequence is MSDIVRMEAIEKAFPGVHALKSVNFDLRRGEVHALMGENGAGKSTLMKVLSGVYTPDSGRILVDGQEVHLPTPRAAQELGIGIIHQELALMRDLNVAQNIWIGREPRLRFGRIDEARLNADAAAIFAGMNIRMSPRTPVAELTIAGQQMVEIAKALSHHSRVLIMDEPTAALNDAEIAELFTIIRRLKAEGVGIIYISHKMDEIKRIADRVTVMRDGAYVGTVAAEDTPISRIISMMVGRELKDEVAAIPDLSNAETALEVRNASRGHQLKKISFSLKKGEILGFAGLMGAGRTELARAIFGAEPIDSGEILVHGKPVRITSPAQAVRAGIGYLSEDRKHFGLALGMDVRANIAIASLGRHCDAIGRVDERALGRVAKDYIGKLDIRTPGDRQEVGLLSGGNQQKVVIAKWLLRDCDILIFDEPTRGIDVGAKAEIYRLLKELAAQGKAIIVISSELPEVLRLSHRIAVMCEGRLTGILPGGADQEKIMELATERNGKTAA, encoded by the coding sequence ATGTCCGACATCGTTCGAATGGAAGCCATCGAGAAGGCCTTTCCCGGAGTGCATGCGCTCAAATCGGTCAACTTCGATCTGCGCAGGGGCGAGGTTCACGCCCTGATGGGCGAGAATGGAGCCGGCAAGTCGACGCTGATGAAGGTTCTGTCCGGCGTCTATACCCCGGACAGCGGGCGCATTCTCGTCGACGGGCAGGAAGTCCATCTGCCTACGCCCAGGGCGGCGCAGGAGCTTGGCATCGGCATCATCCATCAGGAACTGGCGCTGATGCGCGACCTGAATGTCGCGCAGAATATCTGGATCGGCCGCGAGCCGCGCCTGCGGTTCGGACGCATCGACGAGGCCAGGCTGAATGCCGATGCGGCGGCGATATTCGCCGGCATGAATATCCGGATGAGCCCCCGAACGCCGGTTGCGGAACTCACCATTGCCGGCCAGCAGATGGTCGAGATTGCCAAGGCGCTTAGCCATCATTCCCGCGTGCTCATCATGGACGAGCCGACGGCGGCGCTGAACGACGCCGAAATTGCCGAGCTCTTCACCATCATCCGCCGCCTGAAGGCTGAGGGCGTCGGCATCATCTACATCAGCCACAAGATGGACGAGATCAAGCGCATAGCCGATCGCGTGACGGTCATGCGCGATGGCGCCTATGTCGGTACGGTCGCGGCCGAGGACACGCCGATCTCGAGGATCATCTCCATGATGGTCGGACGGGAGTTGAAGGATGAGGTCGCGGCCATTCCGGACCTTTCCAACGCCGAAACGGCGCTGGAGGTCCGCAATGCCAGCCGCGGCCATCAGTTGAAGAAGATCAGCTTCAGTCTGAAAAAGGGCGAGATCCTCGGCTTCGCCGGCCTGATGGGCGCCGGGCGCACCGAGCTTGCCCGCGCCATCTTCGGTGCCGAGCCGATCGACAGCGGTGAGATCCTGGTGCACGGCAAGCCCGTGCGCATCACGAGCCCGGCGCAGGCGGTACGCGCCGGCATCGGCTACCTCTCCGAGGACCGCAAGCATTTCGGGCTGGCGCTCGGCATGGACGTGCGCGCCAATATCGCGATAGCGAGCCTCGGGCGCCATTGCGATGCGATCGGCCGCGTCGACGAGAGAGCGCTCGGTCGTGTGGCCAAGGACTATATCGGCAAACTCGATATCCGCACGCCGGGCGACCGGCAGGAGGTTGGGCTGCTGTCGGGCGGCAACCAGCAGAAGGTGGTCATCGCCAAGTGGCTGCTGCGCGACTGCGACATTCTGATTTTCGACGAGCCGACGCGCGGCATCGACGTCGGCGCAAAGGCGGAAATCTACCGCCTGCTCAAGGAACTGGCCGCGCAGGGCAAGGCAATCATCGTCATTTCCAGCGAGCTGCCGGAGGTTCTGCGGCTTTCCCATCGCATCGCCGTGATGTGCGAGGGGCGTCTGACCGGCATCCTGCCGGGCGGAGCCGATCAGGAAAAGATCATGGAACTGGCAACGGAACGTAACGGCAAGACGGCGGCCTGA
- a CDS encoding ABC transporter permease, with translation MGVKQSGRGGAQQKLLAFASLIVLVIGFSLASPNFFQVSNIMAILQATSVNGVLAVGVTLIIITGGIDLSIGTLMTFCAVMAGVVLAWAGMPLPLGVLTAIATGAVCGLFSGSLVARMKIPPFIATLGMMLVLKGLSLIVTGTKPIYFNDTPGFTLIAQGSIIGELIPAFPVPNGVLVLFLVAAVSAWILGRTVLGRYTFALGSNEEAVRLSGVNTDFWKIAIYTLAGGICGIAGLLIASRLNSAQPALGLGYELEAIAAVVIGGTSLAGGRGTILGTLIGALIMSVLTNGLRVLSVAPEWQTVVTGAIIIIAVYADQMRVRARK, from the coding sequence ATGGGTGTAAAGCAAAGCGGGCGCGGCGGCGCACAGCAGAAACTCCTGGCCTTCGCCAGCCTCATCGTGCTGGTCATCGGCTTCTCGCTGGCCAGCCCCAACTTCTTTCAGGTCTCCAACATCATGGCGATCCTGCAGGCGACTTCGGTCAACGGCGTCCTTGCAGTCGGCGTGACGCTGATCATCATCACCGGCGGCATCGACCTGTCCATCGGTACGCTGATGACTTTCTGTGCGGTGATGGCGGGCGTGGTGCTGGCCTGGGCGGGCATGCCGCTGCCGCTCGGCGTCTTGACGGCGATCGCGACCGGCGCCGTGTGCGGCCTTTTCTCCGGCAGCCTCGTCGCCCGGATGAAGATCCCGCCCTTCATAGCGACGCTCGGCATGATGCTGGTGCTGAAAGGCCTGTCGCTGATCGTCACGGGCACCAAGCCAATTTATTTCAACGACACGCCCGGCTTCACCCTCATTGCGCAAGGCTCGATTATCGGCGAGCTAATCCCGGCCTTCCCGGTGCCGAACGGCGTGCTGGTGCTCTTTCTCGTTGCGGCCGTTTCAGCGTGGATTCTCGGGCGGACGGTGCTCGGCCGCTACACTTTCGCACTCGGCTCCAATGAGGAGGCTGTCCGGCTCTCGGGCGTCAACACGGATTTTTGGAAGATCGCAATCTACACGCTGGCTGGCGGAATCTGCGGGATTGCCGGCTTGCTCATTGCCAGCCGCCTCAATTCGGCCCAGCCGGCGCTCGGCCTCGGTTACGAGCTCGAGGCGATTGCCGCAGTGGTGATCGGCGGCACCAGCCTTGCCGGCGGCCGCGGCACCATACTCGGCACCCTTATCGGCGCCCTGATCATGTCGGTTCTGACCAATGGTCTGCGCGTCCTGTCGGTTGCGCCGGAATGGCAGACGGTCGTCACCGGCGCGATCATCATCATCGCCGTCTATGCCGACCAGATGCGCGTCCGCGCCCGCAAATAA
- a CDS encoding nitroreductase family protein, with amino-acid sequence MKNPIIAAIESRVSTNLFDADKALTDEQIEELARLATRAPTAYNLQNWRFIAVRTAEAKARLRAAAYGQAKVTEAAVTYIVCGQLPSHTVMDGRLRPSVEAGFMPATMVGAWAEAVESTYGDNPQMQRDEAVRTATLGAAFLMFAAEAYGLATGPMVGFDPTAVARQFGLAADEIPVVLIAVGYAREGNWPQKPRLPVSHVLETI; translated from the coding sequence ATGAAGAATCCAATCATTGCCGCTATCGAAAGCCGCGTCTCCACGAACCTGTTCGATGCCGACAAGGCGCTTACGGATGAGCAGATCGAAGAGCTTGCAAGGCTGGCGACGCGCGCACCCACCGCCTACAATCTCCAGAACTGGCGTTTCATCGCCGTCAGAACAGCTGAGGCGAAAGCGCGCCTTCGCGCCGCCGCCTACGGGCAGGCCAAGGTGACGGAGGCCGCGGTCACGTACATCGTTTGCGGACAGCTGCCCTCGCACACCGTCATGGACGGGCGCCTCCGGCCATCTGTCGAGGCGGGCTTCATGCCGGCGACGATGGTCGGCGCCTGGGCGGAGGCGGTGGAAAGCACCTATGGCGACAATCCGCAAATGCAGCGTGACGAGGCGGTTCGCACGGCAACACTCGGCGCCGCCTTTCTGATGTTCGCGGCGGAAGCGTACGGGCTTGCCACCGGGCCTATGGTCGGCTTCGATCCAACGGCGGTTGCGCGCCAATTCGGTCTTGCCGCCGACGAGATCCCCGTGGTGCTGATCGCGGTTGGCTACGCCCGGGAAGGCAATTGGCCGCAAAAACCGCGACTGCCGGTTTCCCACGTCCTGGAAACCATCTGA
- a CDS encoding L-fuconate dehydratase — MKITGLRTVDVRFPTSQHLDGSDAMNPDPDYSAAYVILETDGTHEGHGLTFTIGRGNEICVAAIEALRPLVVGVDMDWVAADMGRFWRHITSDSQLRWIGPDKGAIHLATGAVVNAVWDLWAKIEGKPVWQLVADMSPEELVRCIDFRYLTDCITPEWALDFLTKQAEGKAERIATLKAEGYPCYTTSAGWLGYDDAKLRRLCREAVDAGFKYVKMKVGRDLADDIRRLRIARDEVGPDVNLMIDANQVWEVDEAIDWVRKLAFVNPWFIEEPTSPDDVEGHRKIREGVAPVQVATGEMCQNRILFKQFIMRGAIDVVQIDSCRLGGVNEILAVMLMAAKYGLKVCPHAGGVGLCEYVQHLSMIDYLCIAGTREGRVIEYVDHLHEHFLDPCVIRNAAYMPPARPGFSIEMKPESLETYRFRVA, encoded by the coding sequence ATGAAGATTACCGGTCTCCGCACGGTGGACGTGCGATTTCCCACCAGCCAGCATCTGGACGGATCGGATGCGATGAACCCCGATCCCGACTACTCGGCCGCCTATGTCATTCTCGAAACGGACGGCACGCACGAGGGACACGGCTTGACCTTCACCATCGGTCGCGGCAACGAGATTTGCGTCGCGGCCATCGAGGCGCTGCGCCCGCTCGTCGTCGGCGTCGACATGGATTGGGTGGCAGCGGACATGGGTCGCTTCTGGCGCCATATCACGTCGGACAGCCAGCTGCGCTGGATTGGTCCCGACAAGGGCGCCATCCACCTCGCAACGGGTGCCGTGGTCAACGCCGTCTGGGACCTGTGGGCGAAGATCGAGGGCAAGCCGGTCTGGCAGCTTGTCGCCGACATGAGCCCGGAGGAACTCGTTCGTTGCATCGACTTCCGCTACCTCACCGATTGCATCACCCCAGAGTGGGCGCTCGATTTCCTGACGAAACAGGCGGAGGGCAAGGCCGAGCGCATCGCAACGCTCAAGGCCGAAGGCTATCCCTGCTATACGACCTCGGCCGGCTGGCTCGGCTATGACGATGCCAAGCTGCGGCGTCTTTGCCGCGAGGCCGTCGACGCGGGCTTCAAATACGTCAAGATGAAGGTCGGCCGTGATCTTGCAGACGACATTCGCCGCCTGAGGATCGCCCGCGACGAGGTCGGTCCGGACGTCAACCTGATGATCGACGCCAACCAGGTCTGGGAAGTCGACGAGGCGATCGACTGGGTCAGGAAGCTTGCATTCGTGAACCCCTGGTTCATCGAGGAGCCGACGAGCCCCGACGATGTGGAGGGTCACCGCAAGATCCGCGAGGGCGTCGCTCCGGTCCAGGTCGCGACCGGCGAAATGTGCCAGAACCGGATTTTGTTCAAGCAATTCATCATGCGTGGCGCAATCGACGTCGTTCAGATCGACAGTTGCCGCCTCGGCGGGGTCAATGAAATCCTCGCGGTGATGCTCATGGCTGCCAAGTACGGCCTGAAGGTCTGCCCGCATGCCGGCGGCGTCGGATTGTGCGAATATGTCCAGCACCTCAGCATGATTGATTATCTCTGCATTGCCGGAACCCGCGAGGGCCGCGTGATCGAGTATGTCGATCACTTGCACGAACACTTTCTCGACCCGTGCGTGATCCGCAATGCGGCCTACATGCCGCCCGCCAGGCCGGGGTTTTCGATCGAGATGAAGCCGGAGAGTCTCGAAACCTACCGGTTCAGGGTGGCTTGA
- a CDS encoding ABC transporter substrate-binding protein, with protein MFTRRTLLGAVAALSLMAGATGAVAQDKLYVPLISKGFQHQFWQAVKAGADQAAAEFDVEVTFEGPDSESQVDKQIDMLAAALAKKPAAIGFAALDSQAAIPLLKQANDAGIPVIAFDSGVDSDIPQTTAATDNAAAAALAADTLAELIGDAGKVAVVAHDQTSRTGIDRRDGFVNRMKEAHPNVEIVAIEYGGGDQLKSTEITKAILTANPDIKGIFGTNEGSAIGVVNGVKEQGAKVVIIGYDSGKAQKDAIREGLMAGAITQNPVGIGYETVKAAVAAAKGEKIEKTIDTGFYWYDKDNIDSPEISAVLYD; from the coding sequence ATGTTCACAAGACGAACCCTGCTCGGCGCCGTAGCCGCGCTTTCCCTGATGGCCGGCGCCACCGGTGCCGTCGCCCAGGACAAGCTCTATGTCCCGCTGATCTCCAAGGGCTTCCAGCACCAATTCTGGCAGGCGGTGAAGGCCGGCGCCGACCAGGCTGCGGCGGAATTCGACGTCGAAGTCACATTCGAAGGGCCCGACAGCGAAAGCCAGGTCGACAAGCAGATCGATATGCTCGCAGCCGCGCTGGCGAAAAAACCAGCCGCCATTGGTTTTGCGGCGCTGGACAGCCAGGCGGCCATTCCGCTGCTGAAACAGGCGAACGACGCCGGAATTCCAGTTATCGCCTTCGACTCGGGCGTCGACAGCGATATCCCGCAGACCACCGCCGCAACCGATAACGCCGCCGCTGCAGCGCTCGCTGCCGACACTCTGGCCGAACTGATCGGCGATGCCGGCAAAGTCGCTGTCGTGGCGCATGATCAGACCTCACGCACCGGCATCGACCGACGCGACGGTTTCGTCAACCGTATGAAGGAAGCCCATCCGAACGTCGAAATCGTTGCTATCGAGTACGGCGGCGGCGACCAATTGAAGTCGACGGAAATCACCAAAGCGATCCTGACGGCAAACCCCGACATCAAGGGTATCTTCGGCACCAATGAAGGCTCGGCCATCGGTGTCGTCAACGGCGTGAAGGAGCAGGGCGCCAAGGTGGTTATCATCGGCTACGACTCGGGCAAGGCCCAGAAGGATGCGATCCGTGAAGGTCTGATGGCGGGTGCAATCACACAGAACCCGGTGGGCATCGGCTATGAGACGGTCAAGGCCGCCGTCGCCGCCGCAAAGGGCGAAAAGATCGAGAAGACCATCGATACCGGCTTCTACTGGTACGACAAGGACAACATCGACTCGCCGGAAATCTCCGCCGTTCTCTACGATTGA
- a CDS encoding SDR family oxidoreductase: protein MDLHLEQKVVVVTGGGSGIGAAITEVLSEEGARPVVIARRPPADEWLARTGADFIQAELGDDDACRAAVDVVRKRHGAVHGLVNNAGANDGVGLDKGPDAFRASLDQNLVHYYMMVHLLRDDLRATKGAIVNISSKTALTGQGGTSAYIAAKAAQLGLTREWAVEFLPDGIRVNAIVVAEVMTPLYRRWLDTLADGDAALADITARIPLGRRMTTAREIADTCAFLLSDRASHTTGQWIFPDGGYTHLDRAI, encoded by the coding sequence ATGGATCTGCACCTCGAGCAAAAGGTCGTCGTCGTGACCGGCGGCGGTTCGGGCATCGGAGCCGCGATCACGGAGGTTCTTTCGGAGGAGGGGGCGAGACCGGTGGTGATTGCCCGGCGTCCTCCGGCAGACGAGTGGCTCGCGCGCACCGGGGCCGATTTCATTCAGGCGGAACTGGGTGACGACGATGCGTGCCGGGCAGCGGTGGATGTCGTCCGGAAGCGCCATGGAGCCGTTCACGGCCTCGTCAACAATGCCGGCGCCAATGACGGTGTCGGGCTCGACAAAGGACCGGACGCATTCCGCGCCAGTCTCGACCAAAACCTGGTGCACTACTATATGATGGTCCATCTGCTGCGCGACGACCTGCGCGCCACTAAGGGAGCCATCGTAAACATCAGCTCAAAGACTGCGCTCACCGGGCAGGGCGGCACGTCCGCTTATATCGCGGCCAAAGCCGCACAACTCGGCTTGACTCGGGAATGGGCCGTCGAGTTCCTGCCCGACGGCATCCGCGTAAACGCCATCGTCGTGGCCGAAGTCATGACGCCTCTCTATCGTCGCTGGCTCGATACGCTCGCAGACGGCGATGCGGCGCTCGCGGACATCACCGCCCGGATACCCCTGGGGCGGCGAATGACCACGGCCAGGGAGATTGCCGACACATGCGCATTTCTTCTGTCCGATCGGGCCAGTCACACCACTGGCCAGTGGATTTTTCCGGACGGCGGATATACGCATCTGGATCGGGCAATATAG
- a CDS encoding SDR family oxidoreductase, translated as MRLQGKTILVTAAGQGIGRASALACLKEGANVIATDVNESLFSGLDGMETAALDVRDPEAIKILASRVGPLDGLFNCAGFVHHGTLLDVTDDDWAFSFDLNVTAMMRLARACLPGMLERAAETGSASILNMASMASSIKGFVNRTAYGASKAAVIGLTKAVAADFVKHGIRCNALCPGTVDTPSLRGRIASAADPIQAEKDFIARQPMGRLATVDDITPMVVFLLSDESRFVTGQAVLVDGGVTI; from the coding sequence ATGCGGCTGCAAGGAAAGACGATTCTTGTCACCGCGGCCGGGCAGGGGATCGGGCGCGCCAGCGCCTTGGCCTGCCTGAAGGAAGGTGCGAACGTCATCGCAACGGATGTGAATGAATCGCTTTTTTCAGGCCTGGACGGCATGGAGACCGCAGCGCTGGACGTGAGGGATCCGGAGGCCATCAAGATCCTTGCATCTCGCGTCGGCCCCTTGGACGGGCTTTTCAACTGCGCCGGTTTCGTTCACCACGGCACGTTGCTGGACGTAACCGACGACGATTGGGCCTTCAGCTTCGATCTGAACGTGACAGCAATGATGCGCCTTGCGCGCGCCTGCCTTCCGGGCATGCTGGAGCGCGCTGCCGAAACCGGATCGGCGTCCATCCTCAATATGGCCTCGATGGCTTCGTCCATTAAGGGCTTCGTCAACCGGACGGCCTATGGCGCCAGCAAAGCTGCCGTCATCGGCCTGACGAAGGCTGTTGCCGCCGATTTTGTGAAGCACGGCATCCGCTGCAACGCCCTTTGCCCCGGAACGGTCGATACGCCGTCTCTGCGTGGCCGGATCGCCTCGGCCGCCGATCCGATCCAGGCGGAAAAGGATTTCATCGCGCGTCAGCCAATGGGGCGCCTGGCGACCGTGGACGACATCACCCCCATGGTCGTCTTCCTTCTTTCCGACGAAAGCCGCTTCGTGACCGGTCAGGCCGTGCTGGTCGACGGCGGCGTCACGATCTGA
- a CDS encoding phosphodiester glycosidase family protein has translation MPLFPKPVLVGAALLSASLAEPALAACRDVSHLGEEYIACSFDPASSDIRLYNKDQAGVPFKTFKALSLELRHRDEYLVFAMNGGMYHEDLSPVGLHIEEGAEQTPLNTNPGWGNFHMLPNGVFYVADGKAGVMAAEAYSAAGMTPRFATQSGPMLVIDGALHPRFLPKSDSQKTRNGVGVTSSGEVVFAVSKRPVRFHDFATLFRDELGCPNALFLDGTISSLYAPEIKRHDRLFPLGPIIAVVARFAQ, from the coding sequence ATGCCCCTGTTTCCCAAGCCCGTTCTCGTCGGCGCCGCATTGCTCTCTGCGAGCCTTGCCGAGCCCGCACTCGCCGCCTGCCGCGACGTCAGTCACCTCGGTGAGGAGTACATCGCCTGCAGCTTCGATCCGGCTTCAAGCGACATCCGCCTCTACAACAAGGACCAGGCCGGCGTGCCGTTCAAAACCTTCAAGGCGCTGTCGCTGGAATTGCGCCATCGCGACGAATATCTCGTCTTCGCCATGAACGGCGGCATGTATCACGAGGATCTGTCGCCGGTCGGGCTGCACATCGAAGAAGGCGCGGAGCAAACGCCACTCAACACCAACCCCGGCTGGGGCAATTTTCACATGCTGCCGAACGGCGTCTTCTATGTCGCCGACGGCAAGGCGGGTGTGATGGCCGCGGAAGCTTACAGCGCTGCCGGAATGACGCCTCGCTTCGCCACCCAGTCCGGGCCGATGCTCGTCATCGACGGGGCCTTGCATCCACGCTTCCTGCCGAAAAGCGACAGCCAGAAAACACGCAACGGCGTCGGCGTGACGAGTTCGGGAGAGGTCGTCTTCGCGGTCTCGAAACGGCCGGTGCGCTTCCATGATTTCGCGACACTCTTCCGGGACGAACTCGGCTGCCCGAACGCGCTCTTCCTCGACGGGACGATTTCGAGCCTCTATGCGCCGGAGATCAAACGCCATGACCGGCTGTTCCCGCTGGGGCCGATCATCGCCGTCGTGGCACGGTTTGCGCAGTGA
- a CDS encoding IclR family transcriptional regulator → MTRTEIVREMGLSPSQIFRMLERLVARGYVARSEGGDRYSLTMKMFLLANRHPPTRRLIAQAQPLMDNFAHETGQACHLVVPEAGNGLIVAQASPKGHWEFRARVGGELDLYTTGSGLTLIAFQRPERRVQALEYWGCKQPEQHLAEIGAHLEEIRAAGFRLGPSGYLVGVTDISAPICDPGGEAFAVLTCAFIEHPADRDSEARSKTLAKLLQLSAELSCSR, encoded by the coding sequence ATGACCAGAACGGAAATCGTGCGCGAAATGGGCTTGAGCCCCTCGCAGATCTTTCGCATGCTCGAAAGGCTCGTCGCACGGGGATATGTCGCCCGTTCCGAAGGCGGCGATCGTTATTCCCTGACGATGAAGATGTTCCTGCTTGCCAACCGTCACCCTCCAACACGGCGCCTCATCGCACAGGCCCAGCCGCTGATGGACAATTTCGCCCACGAGACGGGGCAAGCCTGCCATCTCGTAGTGCCGGAGGCCGGAAACGGTCTCATCGTCGCGCAGGCGAGCCCAAAGGGGCACTGGGAGTTCCGAGCCCGCGTAGGCGGAGAACTCGACCTTTACACGACGGGCTCGGGTCTTACGCTGATTGCCTTTCAACGTCCCGAGAGACGGGTTCAGGCCCTGGAATACTGGGGCTGCAAGCAGCCCGAACAGCATCTCGCCGAGATAGGCGCGCATCTCGAGGAGATTCGAGCCGCCGGTTTTCGTCTTGGCCCCTCAGGTTACCTCGTGGGCGTCACAGACATAAGCGCGCCAATCTGCGATCCGGGCGGAGAAGCGTTCGCTGTCCTGACTTGCGCATTCATCGAGCACCCCGCCGACAGGGATAGCGAAGCAAGGAGTAAAACGCTTGCGAAATTGTTGCAGTTGTCGGCTGAACTCTCATGTTCCCGTTAG